From Sulfuracidifex tepidarius, one genomic window encodes:
- a CDS encoding 7-cyano-7-deazaguanine synthase, with the protein MEDAIIQLTGGLDSTVLAHHLKDKYRIHGVFINYGYAPQVKEFELVKELAQSLAIELKVVDFSSYIKSFDLLPISSSNYMLKHQFLIEILASLSAYPDLNKVFVGWLKGEWNKKKEMLDQVQATLDFKVIAPFSDLTKGEVIRLGQRLGVDFTKTWSCIVSGKVHCGFCMPCRSRKRAFKESSLDDPTHYYYNESPDEIDEFISKSNVEETYGRFIKPFLEYTKEYSKEFVDNYINLMRKGNG; encoded by the coding sequence TTGGAAGATGCCATAATTCAATTGACTGGAGGGCTAGATTCCACGGTTTTAGCACATCACCTGAAGGATAAGTACCGAATTCACGGAGTCTTCATAAACTACGGTTACGCACCTCAAGTCAAGGAGTTTGAACTGGTCAAAGAGTTGGCCCAGAGCCTCGCCATTGAACTCAAAGTGGTGGACTTCTCGTCTTACATAAAGTCCTTTGACCTGTTACCTATATCCTCTAGCAATTACATGTTGAAGCATCAATTCCTGATCGAGATCCTCGCTTCCCTGTCTGCTTACCCTGACTTGAATAAGGTATTCGTGGGTTGGCTCAAAGGAGAGTGGAATAAGAAGAAAGAGATGTTAGACCAAGTTCAGGCAACCCTGGACTTCAAGGTAATCGCTCCTTTCTCCGACCTAACTAAAGGAGAAGTGATAAGGCTGGGTCAGAGACTGGGAGTAGACTTCACAAAAACGTGGAGTTGTATAGTGTCGGGAAAGGTTCACTGCGGTTTCTGCATGCCGTGTAGGTCTAGAAAGAGGGCGTTCAAGGAGTCTAGCCTTGATGACCCGACACATTACTACTACAACGAGAGTCCAGACGAGATCGACGAGTTCATCAGTAAATCCAATGTGGAGGAGACATACGGCAGGTTCATCAAGCCTTTCCTCGAGTACACTAAAGAGTACTCAAAGGAGTTCGTGGATAACTACATCAATCTTATGAGGAAAGGTAATGGATGA